From Xiphophorus couchianus chromosome 4, X_couchianus-1.0, whole genome shotgun sequence, a single genomic window includes:
- the LOC114142738 gene encoding uncharacterized protein LOC114142738 yields the protein MGEIPRTKQKTENPNNSVSAKSLVEGVLQSKSGGEEILQEYETTETLTDATKRQMVNILVADMIDKHGHLPTKAIREKYAFGIVTLFPSLKDPYTKKGYVNQDFSLLFNDETSSRLLQKWDVFFKPNVIKEAKRFTSTPELRSLVQSAESLQSDDLANTSSYDQEMASLLLLLHLLPPQPGGQKSPKISASDAVERLVVFHKSCCSLEEHLRGQRGLQPYFLAVGRQKSKIDSFYIVMDKCLIPCQTNGSLGAFDELFKAHFVFNVSYDAALMNFYTFLQTTVYNIDVGKIKESPRVRDVRARLLNQCLVLSCE from the exons ATGGGTGAGATACCACGCACGAAGCAAAAAACTGAGAATCCTAATAACTCAGTGTCTGCTAAGAgt cTGGTTGAAGGTGTCCTACAAAGCAAGTCTGGTGGTGAAGAAATTCTGCAGGAGTATGAAACTACAGAAACCCTAACTGATGccacaaaaagacaaatggTGAACATACTGGTGGCTGACATGATTGATAAACATgg GCACCTCCCCACTAAAGCAATCAGAGAGAAGTATGCCTTTGGAATAGTGACACTCTTCCCATCCCTCAAGGATCCATACACCAAAAAGGgctatgtaa ATCAAGACTTCAGTCTTCTATTCAATGATGAAACCTCATCCAGACTGCTGCAGAAGTGGGATGTGTTCTTCAAACCAAATGTCATCAAGGAGGCTAAGCGTTTCACTTCTACACCTGAGTTGAGAAGTTTGGTGCAGTCAGCGGAAAGTCTTCAAAGTGATGACCTCGCTAACACATCTA GCTATGACCAAGAAATGGCCTCGCTGTTACTTCTCTTACATCTCCTTCCACCGCAACCAGGAGGACAGAAGTCTCCAAAAATCAGTGCAAGTGATGCAGTTGAGAGACTTGTTGTCTTTCATAAG tcatGCTGCAGTTTAGAGGAGCATCTCCGGGGTCAACGGGGTCTGCAGCCATACTTCCTTGCTGTTGGGCGTCAGAAGAGCAAGATTGACAGCTTCTACATCGTCATGGATAAGTGCCTCATCCCATGCCAGACAAACGGTTCTCTTGGAGCATTTGATGAGCTATTCAAagcacattttgtgtttaatgtctCTTATGATGCTGCATTGATGAATTTCTACACATTTCTGCAGACAACAGTGTATAACATTGACGTGGGGAAAATTAAGGAATCGCCCAGAGTTAGGGACGTGAGAGCAAGGCTGCTAAACCAGTGCCTTGTGCTCTCTTGTGAGTAA